The genomic window ACCAGAAATTGCTTCACATGAAGGGCTGTTCTTACATCCCACCTTCCTGGGTCCTAAAAAAATTGCTGACTTTTGTGCTTATTAAATGTATAGATTAGGTCGTGCTCCATCCCCTTAAGCAAGCGTCTCTCAGAATGTAAAAAAAGGCGCCTCAGTTTTGAAGCGCCTTTTGAAATCCTGCAGATAGCAGTTTATGCGTTTCCCCGATTACAGTTTTACTGAAATACCGAATTTACCACCGGAAAATGCATTACCCCCGCCCAGCTCGAGGTTTACGCCAAATCTGTCAGTGAAGTAATAGCGTCCACCAACTTGTGCACCCAAGCCCAGGCCAGACCTATAGTGTCCGGGATAGTCATGTCTTGTATTCCAATAGTAGAACCCAATATTCAGCCCGGCATAGAAGTCCCAATTGCTGGGGATATTCAAGAGGCTATTGAAGTGATAATTAACATTTCCTGAAACTCCGATTACGGAATGATTATACCTGTTACGATCGTTGAAGCGTTCGTTGAACGAGCGATAGGAAACTTCACCTCCCAGGGTAACATCCTTATGAATGGCATGATCGAGGCCAATATAAAGTGGTATCCCCCAGCTTGACAAGCCTACCCCCAGGTTCAATTGTGTTTGTCCTTTCGGAAGGGGGCTTTGGGCAAAAATTGTGGAAGTGGTTACAATTACTAAAATAATTGCTAAGTAAGCTTTCTTCATTTTAATTTAAAATTTTAATGTGATGTGAAATTTAAGATTCCCTTTATAGATTGTTAATGGGCCAGCGAGATGTTGCCAGGCTGAGTAGTAAGATGGGGTGACTGTATTTACATCAAGGTTTTTACAATCTGAAAATGAAACGAGAATACCTCGAAACTTTCAATCGTTTTTATGTACATTTACTCAATTAATTTTGCATTCTTGTTGCCCTGGTCGATAATATTTCCGGCCTGCAAAGGTGAGATTATAAAAATTGAATATTGTTACACAAATAAAGGAATGACTTACAAAATTCACACATCCGGGTAAACGCCTGGCTCAGTCGATTGGCTCTGCCCAGTGAAGGAATGCTGGCAGGGTGTTGCCGGGTTTCACTCTCGAAATTAGCACAAGCCTTTCTTACCTGATAGTATGGTGGTAATCACGAACTGTCTCGTACAGAAATCCCGGCCCGCACGCGTTGCGCTTCGCTAAAAGCGCGCTAACGGGAGCGCTAACTGAGACTGGATAGCGCGAACAGAACGTGACAATCAGAAAAGCATCAAGTCCTTTCAGTTGATTTAAGAACCAAGAAAGGAAATGCTGACATTTATTCGAATAGTCTAAAAAAAACTCAGGAAGATTAATATAACCAATGCAATAACGAGCAGGATTACAATTATTCCCATTATCAATCCTGCTATGGCGAAACCAGTACCTTTCCGATCTTCATCACTGGTACGGACTATTCCAATTATTCCAAGAACAATAGCTACCAGCGATAAGAGAATTGATAGGCCGGGGGAAAGTACGAGGAGTAACAATGCCAGAAGTCCTAAAATAAAAGCAATCAGGGAAATTGCATCTAAGCGCGGTTCAGGGTCAGGTTCTTCCTGGGCGGGTATTATATCCTCACGGGTAAGCTGGTGATGGCCCATTAAGATTTGCAGAACCTGCTCCTCCATCATTTT from Bacteroidia bacterium includes these protein-coding regions:
- a CDS encoding DUF4190 domain-containing protein translates to MKKFLLHHAFTLLCVIILSSCSTSREAVYSNAEHSGFEAGTSLPGVAPLAIAEKTEDPGKVKKEKKDAPVHPSLEPSTSVASSEKASTGNFLGYRKMMEEQVLQILMGHHQLTREDIIPAQEEPDPEPRLDAISLIAFILGLLALLLLVLSPGLSILLSLVAIVLGIIGIVRTSDEDRKGTGFAIAGLIMGIIVILLVIALVILIFLSFF